The Megalobrama amblycephala isolate DHTTF-2021 linkage group LG20, ASM1881202v1, whole genome shotgun sequence genome includes a window with the following:
- the LOC125255178 gene encoding uncharacterized protein LOC125255178, which produces MFVKLKKAGGGVLHMGCTHGVVYYASPLWWQESARDHGDALLSFKYPPTVYISDIAGRVARHVNNRTQQRFFQPNDGRICAQTDANITLAAEGKLTVNLEWMKNFRSNPRLAAKPREMDNFSCPHPETSTSDRYSLYDRFHQKNQKRPEERLRSLKLVPDLASLINSAAAEQINRELSSSRYSLCQMKDNHFMFSLRLYFHLHNEKLNRSFMKDIEKQNTSEAIRIGLNGKLLCGRTETHTRKTDQESRSPQGPAIGDSSTVDRYQFSVSMFPINEKNKVTSVLVSTDEE; this is translated from the exons ATGTTTGTGAAGCTGAAGAAAGCTGGAG GTGGAGTGTTACATATGGGCTGCACACATGGTGTTGTATATTATGCATCCCCATTATGGTGGCAGGAATCTGCACGGGACCACGGGGATGCTCTTCTAAGTTTTAAATACCCTCCCACTGTTTACATTTCGGACATTGCTGGACGCGTTGCCAGACACGTGAACAATAGAACACAGCAGAGATTCTTCCAACCCAATGATGGAAGGATATGTGCACAAACAGACGCCAACATAACACTTGCAGCTGAAGGAAAACTAACGGTCAATCTTGAGTGGATGAAAAACTTCAGAAGTAATCCAAGACTTGCAGCAAAACCCAGAGAAATGGACAACTTCTCATGTCCACACCCTGAGACCAGCACATCAGACCGGTATTCGTTATATgatagatttcatcaaaaaaaccAGAAGCGCCCTGAAGAGAGACTCCGGAGCTTGAAACTTGTCCCAGACCTGGCTTCACTGATTAATTCTGCAGCAGCAGAACAAATCAACCGAGAGCTTTCCTCAAGCCGCTATTCACTCTGCCAAATGAAGGACAACCACTTCATGTTTTCACTGCGTCTATATTTTCACCTGCATAATGAGAAACTCAATCGCTCCTTCATGAAGGACATAGAAAAACAGAACACATCAGAGGCCATACGCATCGGCTTAAATGGAAAACTGTTATGTGGCAGAACAG aaacacacacaagaAAAACTGACCAAGAGTCCAGAAGTCCTCAGGGCCCAGCAATAGGAGATAGTTCTACTGTAGATCGTtaccagttttcagtgtcaatgTTTccaattaatgaaaaaaataaggtAACAAGTGTTCTGGTTTCCACAGATGAAGAGTAA
- the LOC125255179 gene encoding uncharacterized protein LOC125255179, protein MWWLFQEHPQLLQNAVDSSNEEIEDVEEMISTPDDIHHHSEHSRSGIITQTNYFWRSKRIPEDLPEDLTTTEKPIPENFEPLEVQCPYCPGPCPPDLESKILITRQATVYGIFKQFKGVSVCAKECPVCKNLVRFQEYESGFHNYNNRVFLSIPLCSLLTSGISNHIAVGRLFRTIESHSRSALPVNTLRKAFYHFCALRQYSYNFFCFRCGYHPSIVIADTNWKVAFDLPVNLMRRPDIENIGPQDTQVNVAARWENLEKEIIATGFCDESSNNPFRSPLTYSAFPPWIGKDTRVNDNLPKTEVYKGLSQSERANSARPETREVDEDKILKILDSRSY, encoded by the exons ATGTGGTGGCTTTTCCAAGAGCATCCCCAGCTTCTACAAAATGCAGTGGACTCCTCAAATGAGGAAATTGAAGATGTAGAAGAGATGATCAGTACCCCTGATGACATCCACCATCATTCTGAACATTCACGTAGTGGTATCATCACACAGACCAACTACTTTTGGAGGTCAAAAAGAATCCCAGAGGACCTTCCAGAGGATTTAACCACAACAGAGAAGCCCATTCCTGAAAACTTTGAACCACTAGAAGTACAGTGCCCATACTGTCCTGGACCATGTCCTCCAGATCTTGAAAGCAAAATACTCATCACCCGACAAGCAACTGTTTACggaatatttaaacaatttaaag GTGTTTCTGTCTGTGCCAAGGAGTGTCCTGTCTGCAAAAACCTGGTCCGGTTTCAGGAATATGAGAGTGGGTTTCACAACTACAATAACAGAGTTTTCTTATCAATCCCCTTATGCTCTCTTCTGACATCTGGTATTTCA AATCACATTGCTGTGGGTCGCCTGTTCAGAACCATCGAATCCCATTCAAGATCTGCCTTGCCAGTCAACACTCTAAGAAAGGCATTCTACCATTTCTGTGCGTTAAGACAGTACTCATATAATTTCTTTTGTTTCCGCTGTGGATACCACCCATCCATTGTCATAGCAGACACCAACTGGAAAGTCGCATTCGATTTACCAG TCAATCTCATGAGACGCCCAGACATAGAAAACATTGGTCCCCAGGACACCCAGGTTAATGTGGCAGCAAGATGGGAGAACCTAGAAAAGGAGATCATTGCCACTGGATTTTGTGATG AGTCATCTAACAACCCTTTCAGGAGTCCGCTTACATATTCAGCATTTCCACCTTGGATTGGGAAGGACACCAGAGTCAATGACAATCTTCCCAAAACCGAAGTGTACAAAGGTCTCTCTCAAAGTGAAAGGGCGAACTCTGCACGCCCTGAAACCCGTGAAGTTGATGAAGACAAGATTTTGAAAATACTAGACTCAAGATCG TATTAG
- the LOC125255528 gene encoding aerolysin-like protein, producing the protein MPYPTTLELIGGQGGHPFSFTGENDGASLEKIWVWVGEWQVKAVKVWLSDGRVETFGHPAGDPQEYKFKPGECFTSLSLWGNGAGTRLGAIKFTTTLGGSFFAKMTKWGLKTEYPIDVGSGYCLGVVGRAGADIDCMGFMFLNEVQSVILTDVNYPTIHQLKEQVEVESIESLTFRNDSSITQEQKIETSKKITNKSSWSVSASLTATFSVEVKAGIPMVAEETAGFSVSVGLESTYSQEYTEERTETLSTNIDVPPGTQVDVSITIARANFDLPYTGTMQITCTNGSMLKYKTEGTYKGVNYTDIKVETKESPL; encoded by the coding sequence ATGCCCTACCCAACAACTCTAGAGCTAATTGGTGGACAAGGAGGTCATCCATTTTCATTTACTGGTGAGAACGACGGTGCCAGTTTAGAGAAGATCTGGGTTTGGGTTGGAGAATGGCAGGTGAAGGCTGTCAAGGTTTGGCTTTCAGATGGGAGAGTTGAAACTTTTGGACATCCAGCTGGAGATCCTCAAGAGTACAAGTTCAAGCCTGGTGAGTGTTTCACCTCACTGTCCTTGTGGGGGAACGGAGCAGGAACACGTCTTGGAGCTATCAAATTCACAACCACTCTTGGGGGATCATTCTTTGCAAAGATGACGAAATGGGGTTTAAAAACAGAATATCCCATTGATGTCGGCTCTGGATATTGTTTGGGAGTTGTAGGAAGAGCTGGTGCTGACATCGACTGCATGGGATTCATGTTTCTCAATGAAGTTCAATCAGTAATTCTCACCGATGTCAACTATCCCACTATCCATCAACTAAAAGAACAGGTGGAAGTAGAATCAATCGAATCCCTCACTTTCAGAAATGACTCCTCCATCACTCAAGAACAAAAAATTGAAACCTCAAAGAAAATAACCAACAAATCTTCATGGTCTGTGAGTGCAAGTTTGACAGCAACATTTAGTGTGGAAGTGAAGGCTGGGATTCCAATGGTTGCAGAAGAAACAGCAGGATTCAGTGTTAGTGTTGGACTTGAAAGCACTTACAGTCAGGAGTACACAGAAGAGAGAACCGAAACTCTGTCTACTAATATCGATGTGCCACCAGGGACGCAGGTGGATGTTTCAATCACCATTGCAAGAGCCAATTTTGACCTGCCTTACACTGGCACAATGCAGATCACCTGCACGAATGGCAGTATGTTAAAGTACAAAACCGAGGGCACCTACAAAGGCGTCAATTACACTGATATCAAAGTGGAGACTAAGGAATCTCCTCTGTAA
- the LOC125255531 gene encoding uncharacterized protein LOC125255531 gives MATVQSVGDMNTLERKLDKRSKKDSEDNAIVGKRIRVAKRLWEDEDEDDPPTAVATVSGTKAAIHNQGAEILASISLEEQAENSDNELSLVHKELLEIKKFIFTEIPQIKEMLNRSSMHLGSPGSLPSPSNPVQIEEIVPGSGVYVSRSVWRSACQASSGTSMARILLLGVFDIETLIKSNLRGEESKVSKGGDGEKRSALDEIKVKAIMDAVMSRHSVSTGQIGAALNGKMAELRLVMSRKNVH, from the exons ATGGCTACTGTTCAATCAGTTGGAG ACATGAATACTTTGGAGCGAAAGTTGGACAAACGTTCGAAGAAAGATTCCGAAGACAACGCCATTGTGGGAAAGAGAATCCGTGTTGCCAAACGTCTGTgggaggatgaggatgaggatgaccCCCCTACTGCCGTGGCCACAGTCAGTGGAACCAAA GCTGCCATTCACAATCAAGGGGCTGAAATCCTAGCTTCCATTTCCTTGGAAGAACAAGCAGAAAATAGTGACAACGAGCTCTCACTTGTGCATAAAGAATTgctagaaataaaaaaattcatctTTACAG AGATACCTCAGATAAAAGAAATGCTCAACAGAAGCTCCATGCACCTCGGCAGTCCAGGGTCTCTCCCCAGCCCTTCAAACCCTGTTCAAATA GAAGAAATTGTCCCAGGTTCAGGTGTTTACGTATCACGAAGTGTGTGGCGCTCTGCTTGCCAGGCATCTAGTGGGACTTCAATGGCAAGGATTTTGCTGCTTGGGGTGTTTGACATTGAAACACTCATCAAAAGTAATTTGAGAG GAGAGGAATCCAAGGTTTCAAAGGGGGGAGATGGGGAGAAAAGAAGCGCCCTGGATGAAATAAAAGTGAAAGCTATAATGG ATGCTGTTATGTCAAGACACTCAGTTTCGACTGGCCAGATCGGAGCAGCCCTGAATGGGAAGATGGCAGAACTAAGACTGGTAATGTCCAGgaaaaatgttcattaa